A genomic stretch from Flavobacterium nitratireducens includes:
- a CDS encoding acetyl-CoA C-acyltransferase, with protein sequence MKTAYIVKAYRTAVGKAPKGLFRFKRPDELAAETIQHMMNELPDFDKKRIDDVMVGNAMPEAEQGLNFGRLISLMGLEINDVPGVTVNRYCASGLETIGMATARIQSGMADCIIAGGAESMSFIPMGGYRPTPDYAVAKAGHEDYYWGMGLTAEAVAKQFNVSREDQDAFAYHSHMKALKAQAEGKFDKQIVPITIEQTFVNANGKKETKSYTVNKDEGPRADTSMEALAKLRPVFAANGTVTAGTSSQMSDGAAFVLIMSEELVKELNIQPIARLVNYASAGVEPRIMGIGPVKAIPKALKQAGLQLKDIDLIELNEAFASQSLAVIRELDLNPDIVNVNGGAIALGHPLGCTGAKLSVQLFEEMKLRGSKYGIVTMCVGTGQGAAGIFELL encoded by the coding sequence AAAGCGCCTAAAGGATTGTTCCGATTTAAAAGACCGGATGAATTAGCCGCAGAAACCATTCAACATATGATGAATGAACTACCTGATTTTGACAAAAAACGCATCGATGATGTAATGGTAGGAAATGCAATGCCCGAAGCCGAACAAGGCTTGAATTTTGGACGTTTGATTTCGTTAATGGGATTAGAAATCAACGACGTTCCAGGGGTAACCGTCAACCGTTATTGCGCTTCCGGATTAGAAACTATCGGAATGGCAACTGCCCGAATCCAGTCGGGGATGGCCGACTGTATCATTGCCGGTGGTGCCGAAAGCATGAGTTTTATTCCAATGGGTGGTTATCGTCCAACTCCTGATTATGCTGTTGCAAAAGCAGGCCACGAGGACTATTATTGGGGAATGGGATTGACTGCCGAAGCCGTAGCCAAACAATTTAATGTTTCCAGAGAAGACCAGGACGCCTTTGCTTATCATTCACACATGAAAGCTTTAAAAGCACAAGCCGAAGGTAAATTTGATAAACAAATAGTTCCTATTACCATTGAACAAACTTTTGTTAATGCTAATGGAAAAAAAGAAACGAAAAGCTACACGGTAAATAAAGATGAAGGTCCAAGAGCCGACACATCTATGGAAGCATTGGCAAAATTAAGACCTGTTTTTGCCGCTAACGGAACGGTAACAGCAGGAACCTCATCACAAATGAGTGATGGAGCAGCTTTTGTTTTAATTATGAGCGAAGAATTGGTAAAAGAATTAAATATCCAGCCTATCGCCCGATTAGTGAATTATGCCTCTGCAGGAGTTGAACCAAGAATTATGGGAATAGGCCCCGTAAAAGCGATACCAAAAGCGTTAAAACAAGCTGGATTACAATTAAAAGACATTGACTTAATTGAATTAAATGAAGCTTTTGCATCCCAATCATTGGCTGTAATCAGAGAATTAGACCTTAATCCAGATATTGTAAATGTCAACGGAGGAGCGATTGCATTAGGTCATCCTCTGGGTTGTACCGGAGCTAAATTATCCGTTCAGTTATTTGAAGAAATGAAACTCCGTGGCAGTAAATACGGAATCGTAACGATGTGTGTGGGAACAGGGCAAGGTGCCGCAGGGATTTTTGAACTGTTATAA